The window GCTGCGCGCCCCGCTCTGCGCCCCCGCACCCTCCTGACCGCGCTGGCGGTGCTGGCCGCGCTGCTGCTCCCCGCGCTGCTGCCCCTCTTTCAGGTGACGCTGCTGATCAACATCGTGATCTTCGCGCTGGTCGCCGTCGGACTGGTGCTGCTGACGGGCATCCTGGGGCTCACGAGTTTCGGGCAGGCGGCCTTCATGGGCGTGGGGGCCTACACGACGGCGGTCCTGACCACGCAGGCCGGTTGGAGTCCCTGGCTGACCCTGCTGGCCGGCTTCGCGGTGACGGGCGTCATCGCCCTGATCCTGGGGCTGGTCACGCTGCGCATGCAGGGCCACTACCTGCCTCTGGCGACCATCGCGTGGGGCATCAGCCTGTACTACGTGTTCGGGAACACGCCCGCGCTGGGCGGCTTCACGGGCCTGACGGACATTCCCCCCGTGCAGTTGCTGGGGCTGTCCCTGAACGGCCCGCGGCCCTTCGCGTACCTGGCGCTGGCGGCGCTGGGCCTGGTGGGTCTGGGCGCGCAGTTCCTGCTGTCGTCCCGCACGGGCCGCGCCATGCGGGCCCTGCGGGCCGGCCCCGTGGTCGCGGAGGCGTTCGGTGTGAACCCCTACCGCTTGAAGGTGCAGGTGTTCGTGCTGGCGTCCCTGATGGCGTCCATGGCCGGCTGGCTGTACGCGCACAGTCAGCGCTTCGTGAACCCCACACCGTTTGGCCTGCAGGCGGGGATCGAGGTGCTGTTCATGACCGTCGTGGGCGGCCCCGCGTACGTGTGGGGCGCGCTGCTCGGCTCGGGCCTGATCACGGCCCTGCGCGAGTGGCTGCGGGGGGACCTGCCGGCCCTGCTGGGCACGCAGGGGAACTTCGAGGTCATCGTGTTCGGCGTGCTGATCATCCTGGCCCTGCAGTTCGCCGGGCGCGGCCTGTGGCCCCTGCTGGAACGCTGGGTGCCCCACGGCGACCCGGCGCTGCTGCCGGAGGGCGCGCCGCTGCCCACCCGCGAGCAGCCCCAGCCGGGCCAGCCGCTGGTGCAGGTCGAGCACGCCGTGAAGCAGTTCGGGGGCCTGCGGGCCGTGGCGGACGTGTCCTTCGAAGTGCGGACCGGCGAGATTGTCGGTCTGATCGGCCCGAACGGTGCGGGCAAGAGCACCATGTTCAACCTGATCACCGGCGTGAACCCCGCCACGGGCGGGACCGTCACCATCGCCGGGCGGAACGTGACCCGCTGGCGCGCCGCGGACATTCACCGGCTGGGCGTGGCCCGCACCTTCCAGCACGTGCACCTCCTGCCGGATCAGTCTCTGCTGGTGAACACCATGGTGGGGGGGTACGCCCGCGGGCGCGCCGGACTCATTGCCAGCCTCCTGCACCTCGAACGCGCCGAGGAGGCCGCCCTACAACGCGAGGCGCTGCGGCAGCTGCGGCGCGTGGGCCTGGACGCACAGACCTTCAACCTGGCCGGGAATCTCGCGCTGGGGCAGCAGCGGGTGCTGGAGATCGCGCGCGCCCTAATGGCCGACCCGACCCTGCTGCTGCTGGACGAGCCGGCCGCCGGACTGCGCCACGGAGAGAAGCAGGAACTGGTCACGCTGCTGCGGCGCCTGCGGGACGAGGGCGTCACTGTGCTCATCGTCGAGCACGACATGGACCTCGTGATGAACCTTGTGGACCGGGTGGTGGTCATGAACTACGGAGAGAAACTGGCCGAGGGCGCCCCTCACGAGATCCGCGCTCATCCCGCCGTGCGGGAAGCGTACCTGGGCGTCGACCCGGAGGACGCGTGACCGGCCCGGCCCCGCTGCTGGACGTCCGTGATCTGGTGACCCGGTACGGCCGCGTGGAGGCGCTGTCCGGCGTGAGCATTCAGGTGCCTGCCGGGCAGATCGTCAGTGTCATCGGCGCGAACGGCGCCGGGAAGACCACCCTGATGAACTCGGTCATGGGGGTCCTGCCGTCCGCCGGGCAGATCACGTACGCCGGGGCGTCCCTTCAGGGCGTACCGCTGGAAGGGCGCGTGGCGCGCGGGATCAGCCTGGTGCCCGAACGGCGTGACCTGTTCGCGTCCATGACCGTGCAGGACAACCTGCAACTCGGCGCGTACCTGCGGCGCCGCGAGGCGTGGCGCGCGGACCTGGACGCCGTGTACACCCGCTTTCCCCGCCTGCGGGAGCGGCGTGCGCAGCTGGCCGGGACCCTCTCGGGCGGCGAGCAGCAGATGCTCGCCATCGGGCGCGCCCTGATGGCCCGCCCGAAGCTGCTGCTGCTGGACGAGCCCAGCCTGGGCCTGGCTCCCCTGATCGTCCGTGACATTCTGAACATCGTGCAGCAGCTGCGCCAGGATGGCGTCACGGTCCTCCTTGTCGAGCAGAATGCCCGCGCGAGCCTCGCTATCAGTGACCAGGCGTACGTGCTGGAAACCGGTCAGGTAAAACTCAGCGGGCCGGCGTCCGCCATTGCGAAGGACGAGAGCCTCACGGCCAGTTACCTGGGGGGCGCGTGACGGGCGATCCGTACATGGCGTTCCTGGGCGTGACCGTCCTGGAAGTCGGCGACGGTCACGCGACCGTGTCGGCCACCGTCGAGGCGCACCACATCAACATGCACGGCACGGCGCACGGGGGGTTCCTGTTCAGTCTCGCGGACGCGGCGTTCGCCCTGGCGTCCAACAGCGGCCCGGGGCGGCAGGTGGGCCTGCACGCCGACCTGCAGTACCTCCGCGCCGCGCGCCTGGGAGATCAGGTGACGGCCAGCGCCGCCGAGCAGCACCTGGGCCGCAAGACGGGTGCGTACCGCATGGAAGTCCGCGTGAACGGTCAGCTCATCGCCATGGGCAGCGGCCTGGTGTACCGCGTGTAGGACGGGCCGCCCCCCACACCCCGGACCTGAGTGCAGCGGTGCTCAGCGGCCTTGGCCGTCCAGGGTCTGCTGGGCGAGTTCACGCACCCGCCGGACCTGCCGGTCACCGTCGAAGGGGCTGAACCCGGCGCTGGACGTGGTGTGCGGATGGTCCCGCAGGGACGCGCGCCGCAGTTCACCCGGCGTGACGTAACTCAGCCCGGCCTGCTGGCAGGCGCTGAACAGCTCCGCGCGCAGGTCCGCCTCGGTCCGCCAGGGGAACACCGGGCCCGGCGGGACGCTCAACTCATCGTCCAGCAGGCCTCCGGCCGCGAAGTACAGCTCGCGCAGGGCGTGCAGGGCCGCGTCACTGAGGCGGGTGGCGGTGTGCGTGCGGGTCAGGGTGCCGGTGGGCACATGCACGTGCGCCCAGTTGAGGACCGTGAGTTCACGGGACCGCAGGGCGTGCTCGTCAATCAGCACCAGAGCGGCCCGTAGGGGGTGCGGGGCGCTGCGGTGCAGGCGTGTGATGGCCTCCCGGGTGATGAGGGGCGCGGCGCGCCGTTCACTGACGGGCCGCGGCATGCCCTGCATGGGGTGCGTGCTCAGGACGCCCGTCTCGACCAGGTGGGTGTACAGGCGGCTGAGGAGGCTGAGGCGTTTACGCGCGGAGTTGGGTTTGGCGACCGTCCCGTTGCGGTTCGTGTACGCGGCGGCATGCAGGTGATCATGCAGGGCCGCGGAGGGGCGGCGCAGATCAATGCGGTCCGGGTCTCTAGGTGTAAAGAACGCCTGGAGGTGAGAGCGGGCCACATGCACCGGGTCGGGCAGAGCGTCGGCGACGAGGGGCAGGAGGGTGTCGGCGTCGTGATCGTGGAGGGCTTTGAGGATGGCGTGGGTTGTGGGGAGATCCTGCACGCAGACTCCTTTTTATAACTGGAGATATAAAACTAACTAGATATACCTCAGATCTCACATACACCGCAAGTAAACCTGAATTGTACATCCTCAAGCAAAAGCCCATGCAGAGGCAGAAAAACAGATCGTGGCATCGGATCGACGTAAAGAACTGCATCCCACCCAACAAGGCAAGAGCTGTCGAACGTTTCCGTTTTATATCTCCGGATTCTATTTTGGTTCGATTTATCAACAGCCCTCCGAGGTAGCAGGAGCGTGCTGGCTGTGAGAAAGAACTCAAGCACCACCTACAAAAATTTCAGACCTGTCAGTGAACTGGAGACTGAACAGCTTTAGCCCATTGGCGCCCGAAGACGGCAGGTGCCAACCGAGACTGGCAAGCAGCTCCTCTCTGCCGACCTCCCCGCAGGAAGAAGCGTATCGCCGGTGCCGGGCAGGACCGTCCGGTACACCCTCCCCTAAGCCGACCGCGCGCTGCGTGGTCAAAGGAGTCAACCATGCCGTCCCTGAATTCTCTGAGTGACCTATATCTGGAACAGCTGCGCGACCTCTACTCCGCCGAAACTCAGCTGGTGCAGGCGCTGCCCAAGATGGCAGCGGCCGCCCACGATCCACAGTTAAGGGCTGGATTCGAGCAGCACCTGGAGCAGACGCGGCAGCATGTGCAGCGCCTGGAATCGGTTCTGAGCGACCTGGGTGAAACGCCCGGCGGGCACACGTGCAAGGCCATGCAGGGCCTGATCGCCGAGGGGGCCGAGATGATCGGGCAAGACGCCGCGCCCGCCGTGAAGGACGCCGGTCTGATCGCGTGTGCGCAGCGGGTGGAACACTATGAGATCGCCGGGTACGGCACAGTGGCCCGGTACGCGCAGGTGCTGGGGCACCAGCAGCATCTGGAGACGCTGCGCGCCACGGAACGTGAGGAGAAAGCCACGGACAGTCAGCTGACGACCCTGGCGGACACCATCAATGAGACTGCTGCTCGGGCCTGAGCCCAGGCTAGGGTGACAGACGAGGTCAGCGCTGGCGTATCGTCCGCGGACCAGAGGGAATCCACCCCGGGCATACGTCGTTGACTTCTCCTGCGGTGGGCCTGCGCAGGCCTACACTGCGGGTATGCTCTCAGCGCGCGTGCGGCCGTGGTATCCCGTGGTGATTGTCGTGGTGACGGTGCTGGCGCTCCTGCTGGCGGCAGGGGCGCGCAGTGCGCCCGGTGTGTTTCTACTGCCCATGCAGGACGCGCTGGGCCTGAGCCGCGGCACGCTGTCCGTAACGGCCAGCCTTGGCCTGCTGGTCTTCGGGCTGAGCGCGCCCCTGTCCGGCCGCTGGATGGACCGCTTCGGGCCGCGCCGCGTGGCGAGCGTGGGGCTGCTGCTGCTCGCCCTGAGTTTCGCCCTGAGTACGCGCATGCATGGGGCGCTGGGTCTGCACCTGACCTGGGGGCTGCTGAGCGGACTGGGGACGGGCCTAGTGGGCAGTGTGCTGGGCGCGACGGTCGCGACGCGCTGGTTCGTGCGGCGGCGTGGGCTGGTGGTGGGTCTGTTCGGCGCGGCGACCAGCGCGGGGCAGCTGGTGTTCATTCCGCTGCTGACCCGCTGGGCGCAGACGATCGGGTGGGCTCAGGCTACCCTGATCGTGGCGGCCGCGGCGCTGGCCTTGGCGCCCCTCGTGCTGGCCCTGCTGCGGGACCGCCCTGAGGATCTAGGCCTGCACCCGGACGGTCAGGCGCCCGCTCCGGGAGCACAGGCTCTGCGGCCGGACCCGGGCGTAATGCGGCGGGCGGTCCGGCACCGGGATTTCTGGCTGCTGAGCGTCACGTTCTTCGCGTGTGGGTTCACGAGTAACGGCATCATCGGCACTCATTTCATCGCGTACTGCGGGGACCTGGGTCTGGGCGCCACGTTCGCGGCGGGCACGCTGGCCCTGATGGGTGCATTCAACTTCGTGGGGACGCTGGCCAGCGGGTACCTCACGGACCGGACGGATCCGCGTGCGCTGCTGGCGGGGTACTACGTGGTGAGGGGCCTGAGCCTGGCGCTGCTGCCGCTGGTGCCGCCCGGCGCGGCGTTCACGATCTTCGCGGTACTGTTCGGGCTGGACTATATCGCCACGGTGCCCCCCACGACGGCGCTGACAGCAGACACGTTCGGACGGGCGAACGTGGGCACGGTGTACGGCTGGATCTTCTGCGCGCATCAGGTGGGCGCGGCGCTGGCGTCCTGGCTGGGCGGCGTGACGCGGGACGCGCTGGGCAGTTACGCCCCGGCGTTCCTCGCCTCGGCGGTGCTGGCAGTCGCGGCCGGGGCGCTGGCCCTGCGGGTCACGCCACCTGCCCGCCGGACCGCACCCACGGGCTGACTCCTCGGCAGACCGTGCTTCGGGGCGC of the Deinococcus radiotolerans genome contains:
- a CDS encoding YciE/YciF ferroxidase family protein codes for the protein MPSLNSLSDLYLEQLRDLYSAETQLVQALPKMAAAAHDPQLRAGFEQHLEQTRQHVQRLESVLSDLGETPGGHTCKAMQGLIAEGAEMIGQDAAPAVKDAGLIACAQRVEHYEIAGYGTVARYAQVLGHQQHLETLRATEREEKATDSQLTTLADTINETAARA
- a CDS encoding hotdog fold thioesterase — protein: MTGDPYMAFLGVTVLEVGDGHATVSATVEAHHINMHGTAHGGFLFSLADAAFALASNSGPGRQVGLHADLQYLRAARLGDQVTASAAEQHLGRKTGAYRMEVRVNGQLIAMGSGLVYRV
- a CDS encoding MFS transporter, with the translated sequence MLSARVRPWYPVVIVVVTVLALLLAAGARSAPGVFLLPMQDALGLSRGTLSVTASLGLLVFGLSAPLSGRWMDRFGPRRVASVGLLLLALSFALSTRMHGALGLHLTWGLLSGLGTGLVGSVLGATVATRWFVRRRGLVVGLFGAATSAGQLVFIPLLTRWAQTIGWAQATLIVAAAALALAPLVLALLRDRPEDLGLHPDGQAPAPGAQALRPDPGVMRRAVRHRDFWLLSVTFFACGFTSNGIIGTHFIAYCGDLGLGATFAAGTLALMGAFNFVGTLASGYLTDRTDPRALLAGYYVVRGLSLALLPLVPPGAAFTIFAVLFGLDYIATVPPTTALTADTFGRANVGTVYGWIFCAHQVGAALASWLGGVTRDALGSYAPAFLASAVLAVAAGALALRVTPPARRTAPTG
- a CDS encoding ABC transporter ATP-binding protein, with protein sequence MTGPAPLLDVRDLVTRYGRVEALSGVSIQVPAGQIVSVIGANGAGKTTLMNSVMGVLPSAGQITYAGASLQGVPLEGRVARGISLVPERRDLFASMTVQDNLQLGAYLRRREAWRADLDAVYTRFPRLRERRAQLAGTLSGGEQQMLAIGRALMARPKLLLLDEPSLGLAPLIVRDILNIVQQLRQDGVTVLLVEQNARASLAISDQAYVLETGQVKLSGPASAIAKDESLTASYLGGA
- a CDS encoding branched-chain amino acid ABC transporter ATP-binding protein/permease, which gives rise to MTRNVAAARPALRPRTLLTALAVLAALLLPALLPLFQVTLLINIVIFALVAVGLVLLTGILGLTSFGQAAFMGVGAYTTAVLTTQAGWSPWLTLLAGFAVTGVIALILGLVTLRMQGHYLPLATIAWGISLYYVFGNTPALGGFTGLTDIPPVQLLGLSLNGPRPFAYLALAALGLVGLGAQFLLSSRTGRAMRALRAGPVVAEAFGVNPYRLKVQVFVLASLMASMAGWLYAHSQRFVNPTPFGLQAGIEVLFMTVVGGPAYVWGALLGSGLITALREWLRGDLPALLGTQGNFEVIVFGVLIILALQFAGRGLWPLLERWVPHGDPALLPEGAPLPTREQPQPGQPLVQVEHAVKQFGGLRAVADVSFEVRTGEIVGLIGPNGAGKSTMFNLITGVNPATGGTVTIAGRNVTRWRAADIHRLGVARTFQHVHLLPDQSLLVNTMVGGYARGRAGLIASLLHLERAEEAALQREALRQLRRVGLDAQTFNLAGNLALGQQRVLEIARALMADPTLLLLDEPAAGLRHGEKQELVTLLRRLRDEGVTVLIVEHDMDLVMNLVDRVVVMNYGEKLAEGAPHEIRAHPAVREAYLGVDPEDA